The DNA region GTTGGGCTTTTATGTAATTTGACAGATAAAAAACCAGAATTCGAGAATAAATGTGAATTTTTCATAAAAGATGAAAAAGAAGCCGAAAGAAAATTAAAACTTAAGCTTGACGGAACTGGAACTTCGAGAAGTCAAAATGGCTCATTGGTTCCTTCAAAAAATATTAACTACGGAACTTTCTTAACTATAGCTGGAATTCTCGTATTATTACTGTTATCTCCTTTATTTGGAGCAATAATTCTAACAGGAGGGGTTTCGTTTTTAATTAGAGGTTATTCACAGAAAAAAATCTTAGCGGAAAATAAATCTTTTAACGAAAAGTTGAATGAAAAATAATATAACGCACGCAGGAACTTAACATACCCAAACGCATTGCCCGAAATGCTAAGTAAATACAACATGAAATTTTACAAACCTCTATTTTCCATAATTGTAATTGTTGTACAACTGATTCTATCTCTGAAAGCTCATTTTCGATTACTTGAACGGATAAAAAATAACCCAGAATTATTTGAATTGATTAGCTATAGAGTAACTTACGACACCTTGTTTTTATTCGTTTTAATAATCGGATTTTATGAAATGTTAACGAAACCAGGTTGGTTTAAAACAGCAATTAGAATTTTCTTAGTATGCATTGTTTTAGGAACACAATTTTCAGGCCTTATCCCTATCGAAGACTTTTATTTTGGTGTTTATAATACCGCATGGTTTTCGGCGGTTATTGCCTTTGTAGCGTCACTATATAAAATTGCAAAAAATGTTGATGAAAAACGAAATGAAAATAGCACAAACAACAGCTAAACTTAACCCTTCCACTTAATATTACACCCAATACTCGGCTTTTGAAGAGCATTGTTTTCTTTACCCAACAATAAACAATCCAAAGCATTGCGTAAATCCTTACCAGTAATTGCTACTCCATTGCCAGGTCTAGAATCGTCTAATTGTCCACGATATACTAATTTTAAATCCTTATCAAAAACATAAATATCTGGTGTACAAGCAGCATCATACGCTTTAGCCACCTCTTGGGTCTCATCATACAAATACGGAAAAGGATAACCTACGTCGTTTGCCAACTTTTTCATTAAATACGGAGCATCTTGCGGGTAATTTTCTACATCATTAGAAGAGATAGCAACAAAAGAGATTCCTTTTGAACCATAATCATTAGCAATTTTAACCAACTCA from Aureibaculum sp. 2308TA14-22 includes:
- a CDS encoding thioredoxin family protein: MARTPSNMIPLGTKAPDFELINTVSDDMMSLTDLKDEKGTVIFFICNHCPFVIHVNDELVKIANDYGSKGISFVAISSNDVENYPQDAPYLMKKLANDVGYPFPYLYDETQEVAKAYDAACTPDIYVFDKDLKLVYRGQLDDSRPGNGVAITGKDLRNALDCLLLGKENNALQKPSIGCNIKWKG